The following proteins come from a genomic window of Actinopolyspora saharensis:
- a CDS encoding GNAT family N-acetyltransferase — MSEHDVRPLAESEFRASNDLFRKALNAPTVTDAGWRVLGERYEPGRVWGDHIGGQLAGTTMSFASSLALPGGAELPAAAVTAVGVRADLTRRGVLTELMRAQLDEVRRRGEAAAMLHASETAIYGRFGYGVATRSRTVALETARAVPRERAPGGGRVRLVDVDEAAEILPGLYRDLGVVRAGMIARPPTWWRSHLARRELHGDYAVVAVHSDPDGVDDGFAVWVPGGNDYRFGDGRTTLRLLDLHAAGPDATAALWWFLLGVDLADEVVAIERPLDEPLEWWLADSRQCRVRDVYDGLWVRPVDVPAMLRGRSYGTAEPVVLEVRDGLLPENAGCYLVAPDGVESTGREPQLSVDVAELAALLFGEARPSTLAEANLLEAHDPKALDRADRLFAALERSWCGTHF; from the coding sequence GTGAGTGAACATGATGTCCGTCCCCTTGCCGAGTCCGAGTTCCGCGCTTCGAACGATCTCTTCCGGAAGGCGTTGAACGCCCCGACGGTCACCGACGCGGGGTGGCGAGTTCTGGGCGAGCGCTACGAGCCCGGCCGCGTGTGGGGAGACCACATCGGTGGTCAACTGGCCGGTACGACCATGTCCTTCGCCAGTTCGCTGGCCCTGCCCGGCGGTGCGGAACTGCCCGCTGCCGCCGTGACCGCGGTGGGCGTTCGTGCCGACCTGACGCGCCGCGGAGTGCTCACCGAGCTCATGCGTGCCCAGCTGGACGAGGTCCGCCGGCGTGGCGAGGCGGCGGCCATGCTGCACGCCTCGGAAACGGCTATCTACGGGCGTTTCGGCTACGGGGTGGCCACCAGGTCCAGGACCGTGGCGCTGGAGACCGCGCGGGCGGTCCCACGCGAGCGGGCTCCCGGCGGTGGCCGGGTCAGACTGGTCGACGTGGACGAGGCGGCGGAGATCCTGCCCGGGCTGTACCGGGATCTCGGTGTCGTGCGAGCCGGCATGATCGCGCGCCCGCCGACCTGGTGGCGGAGTCACCTCGCCAGGCGGGAACTGCACGGGGACTACGCGGTGGTCGCGGTGCACAGTGATCCGGACGGTGTCGACGACGGGTTCGCCGTGTGGGTGCCCGGCGGCAACGACTACCGCTTCGGGGACGGGCGCACGACGCTGCGCCTGCTGGATCTGCACGCGGCGGGTCCGGATGCCACGGCGGCGTTGTGGTGGTTCCTGCTCGGGGTCGACCTGGCCGACGAGGTGGTGGCCATCGAGCGTCCGCTCGACGAGCCGCTGGAGTGGTGGCTGGCGGACAGCCGCCAGTGCCGGGTGCGCGACGTCTACGACGGACTGTGGGTGCGTCCCGTCGACGTGCCCGCGATGCTCCGGGGACGTTCCTACGGCACGGCCGAACCGGTGGTGCTCGAGGTGCGCGACGGGTTGTTGCCGGAGAACGCCGGTTGCTACCTGGTCGCCCCGGACGGGGTCGAGTCCACCGGGCGGGAGCCGCAGTTGAGCGTCGACGTGGCCGAGCTCGCCGCACTGCTGTTCGGTGAGGCGCGTCCGTCCACTCTGGCGGAGGCCAATCTGCTCGAGGCGCACGATCCGAAGGCCCTCGACCGGGCGGACCGCTTGTTCGCCGCTCTCGAGCGGTCCTGGTGCGGCACGCACTTCTGA
- a CDS encoding 5'-3' exonuclease — protein MRSPVMLVDAAGLWFRSYYALPESLTAPDGSPVNAVRGFCDTLARLLTERAPGRLVVCLDNDWRPEFRVRALPSYKSHRVAEETPEAEAVPDTLSPQIPVILDLLTALGVDTAEAAGYEADDVIATLAEVERDDPVEVITGDRDLFQLVRDEPTPTRVIYMGGGLDKLQDYGPAELAERYGVPKEGAGRAYADMAVLRGDPSDGLAGVAGIGEKTAAKLVSRYGSLENLLEAAANGDAGLTPRNRAKLVEASEYLAAAPSVVRAVTDTPVEHGLSTDTRHAEPVDTARISELQRTWGLGSPVDRLLDALG, from the coding sequence GTGCGCTCCCCAGTGATGCTCGTCGACGCCGCAGGGCTGTGGTTCCGCTCGTACTACGCGCTGCCCGAATCGCTGACCGCCCCGGACGGCAGCCCGGTCAACGCGGTGCGCGGCTTCTGCGACACGCTCGCCAGGCTGCTCACCGAGCGCGCCCCGGGGCGGCTCGTGGTCTGCCTGGACAACGACTGGCGCCCCGAATTCCGCGTCCGGGCGCTGCCCTCGTACAAGAGTCACCGGGTCGCCGAGGAAACCCCGGAGGCCGAGGCGGTTCCGGACACGCTGTCCCCGCAGATTCCCGTGATCCTGGACCTGCTGACGGCTCTCGGGGTCGACACCGCCGAAGCCGCCGGCTACGAGGCCGACGACGTCATCGCGACCCTGGCCGAGGTCGAGCGGGACGACCCCGTGGAGGTGATCACCGGGGACCGCGACCTCTTCCAGCTGGTGCGGGACGAACCCACCCCCACCAGAGTGATCTACATGGGGGGCGGGCTGGACAAGCTCCAGGACTACGGTCCCGCTGAGCTGGCCGAGCGCTACGGGGTGCCGAAGGAGGGCGCCGGAAGGGCCTACGCGGACATGGCGGTGCTGCGCGGGGACCCCTCGGACGGACTGGCCGGGGTCGCCGGGATCGGGGAGAAAACCGCGGCGAAGCTCGTCTCCCGGTACGGCTCGTTGGAGAACCTGCTGGAAGCCGCCGCGAACGGCGACGCGGGGCTGACCCCGCGCAACAGGGCGAAACTCGTCGAGGCGAGCGAGTACCTCGCGGCCGCGCCGAGCGTGGTGCGCGCGGTCACCGACACCCCGGTGGAGCACGGCCTGTCCACGGACACCCGGCACGCGGAGCCCGTCGACACCGCGCGGATCTCCGAACTGCAGCGCACGTGGGGACTCGGAAGTCCGGTGGACCGACTGCTGGACGCACTCGGCTGA
- a CDS encoding DeoR/GlpR family DNA-binding transcription regulator yields MYGAERRQLLTQRLRQEGRIDVAAASEDLDVAPETIRRDLGALERQGFVRRVYGGAIPLERLDFEPEVAQRDTTASAEKDRIARAALERVPERGTLLLDAGTTTARLAGMLPAGEFTVVTNSLPVANQLAHRGNCDLHLLGGRVRATTLASVESWARDVLAGLTVDFGFLGANGFSAERGCTTPDSAEGAVKTAMVRACRQRVLLADHTKYGHDHFSRFAMISELDVLVTDSGLDPEAAEELRATGTDVVLA; encoded by the coding sequence ATGTATGGGGCAGAGCGCAGGCAACTGCTGACTCAGCGGCTGCGTCAGGAGGGGCGTATCGACGTCGCCGCGGCGTCCGAGGACCTCGACGTCGCCCCGGAGACGATCCGGCGTGACCTCGGAGCGCTCGAGCGGCAGGGATTCGTGCGGCGGGTCTACGGCGGAGCCATTCCGCTGGAGCGGTTGGACTTCGAACCGGAGGTGGCGCAGCGGGACACCACGGCGTCCGCGGAGAAGGACCGCATCGCCCGCGCGGCGCTGGAGCGGGTGCCGGAACGGGGGACGTTGCTGCTGGACGCGGGAACCACCACGGCCAGGCTGGCCGGGATGCTGCCCGCGGGGGAGTTCACGGTGGTGACCAACTCGCTTCCGGTGGCCAACCAGCTCGCCCATCGCGGCAACTGCGATCTGCACCTGCTCGGGGGCAGGGTGCGTGCCACGACGCTGGCCTCGGTCGAGTCCTGGGCCAGGGATGTCCTCGCCGGGCTGACCGTCGACTTCGGATTCCTCGGGGCCAACGGGTTCTCGGCCGAGCGCGGATGCACCACTCCGGACAGCGCGGAGGGGGCGGTCAAGACCGCCATGGTGCGTGCGTGCAGGCAACGGGTGCTGCTGGCCGACCACACCAAGTACGGCCACGACCACTTCAGCCGGTTCGCGATGATCTCCGAACTCGACGTGCTGGTCACCGACAGCGGTCTCGACCCGGAAGCCGCCGAGGAACTGCGTGCGACCGGAACGGATGTGGTGCTGGCATGA
- the pfkB gene encoding 1-phosphofructokinase, protein MIVTVTPNPSLDRSVALGRLERGAVHRSERSLLEPGGKGVNVARALAAADHGAVALLPTGGAEGSRLAELLAPESVSVVEVPIEGTTRTNLTLLEPDGTTTKINEPGSALNRGELEGLRSRLGELAARADWVVACGSLPAGCPEDLHAALVRTSRSAGTRVAVDASGGPLAEARWARPDLIAPNLSELAELVGRELSDLAEVVSAAREVRRDDVGAVLVTLGERGAVLVEARGCWHANSRARWVRSTVGAGDAALAGFLLAGADGPEALRHAVAYGTAGVELSGSRMPSPGDLRLESVRVTEVDETRHLDGVTL, encoded by the coding sequence ATGATCGTCACCGTCACCCCGAACCCGAGCCTGGACCGCAGCGTGGCGCTCGGGAGGCTGGAGCGAGGTGCGGTGCACCGCTCCGAGCGCTCCCTGCTCGAGCCGGGCGGCAAAGGGGTCAACGTCGCGCGCGCCTTGGCCGCCGCCGATCACGGCGCCGTCGCGCTGCTGCCCACCGGGGGAGCCGAGGGGAGTCGCCTGGCCGAACTGCTGGCTCCCGAGTCCGTGTCCGTGGTGGAGGTTCCGATCGAGGGAACCACCCGCACCAATCTGACGCTGCTGGAACCGGACGGAACGACGACCAAGATCAACGAACCCGGCAGCGCGCTCAATCGGGGCGAGCTGGAAGGACTGCGGAGCAGGCTGGGCGAACTCGCCGCGCGGGCCGACTGGGTGGTGGCCTGCGGAAGCCTTCCGGCCGGTTGCCCGGAGGACCTGCACGCAGCGCTGGTGCGCACTTCGCGCTCGGCGGGAACGCGGGTCGCCGTGGACGCCTCCGGGGGACCGCTGGCCGAGGCCAGGTGGGCGCGTCCCGACCTGATCGCTCCGAACCTGTCCGAGCTGGCCGAACTGGTCGGACGTGAGCTGTCCGACCTGGCGGAGGTCGTGTCCGCCGCCCGCGAGGTGCGGCGGGACGACGTCGGCGCCGTGCTGGTGACCCTGGGGGAACGCGGAGCGGTGCTGGTGGAGGCGCGTGGTTGCTGGCACGCCAACAGCAGGGCCCGGTGGGTGCGCAGCACGGTCGGCGCCGGGGACGCGGCACTCGCGGGGTTTCTGCTGGCGGGGGCGGACGGGCCGGAAGCGCTGCGGCACGCCGTCGCCTACGGAACCGCGGGGGTCGAGCTCTCCGGCAGCCGAATGCCCTCCCCGGGCGACCTGCGTCTCGAGTCGGTCCGGGTGACCGAAGTGGACGAAACCCGCCATCTCGATGGAGTGACACTGTGA